A region from the Acanthopagrus latus isolate v.2019 chromosome 8, fAcaLat1.1, whole genome shotgun sequence genome encodes:
- the znf319b gene encoding zinc finger protein 319 yields MDWATPAAKLNPYTRARMTEAWQQHAVNPPQVVHTLPSGAENALGCAVYGIVLQPDATSLQQQTQHGQHSQHGPQHGGSQQHRAGQHSQQQHPTQAQQTSLQVGAEGGHKCGACGHDISHLANPHEHQCMVSQDRSFQCTQCMKIFHQATDLLEHQCVQVEQKPFVCGVCKMGFSLLTSLAQHHTSHNSNNPMKCSICEKTYRPGSSGNNTPNSNNPQQPSSDGASASSSSSILPFPSARDRPYKCSVCQKGFKHLSELTRHERVHTGEKPFKCDTCDKAFSQSSHLQHHQRTHSSERPFKCAVCEKSFKHRSHLVRHMYVHSGEHLFKCNLCELHFKESSELLHHPCHPQGSRPFRCATCGKGFKRPSDLRQHERTHSEERPFHCDECQMSFKQQYALVRHRRTHKDPTDRPFKCNLCDKGFMQPSHLLYHQHVHGMDNLFKCASCQKEFSQSGELLRHKCGETSNTSPDKPYKCDVCGKGYKKSSTLQRHQNSHCQEKPLKCSLCDRRFLSSSEFVQHRCDPSREKPLKCPDCEKRFKYSSDLNRHRRVHTGEKPYECGHCNKGFKQREHLTKHQSTHSREGQFKCVWCGERFSDLGSLQDHTVQHTADGGGYPVPQCL; encoded by the exons ATGGA ttggGCCACACCGGCTGCCAAACTGAATCCCTACACCCGAGCCCGCATGACGGAGGCCTGGCAGCAGCATGCAGTCAACCCACCTCAAGTTGTCCACACCCTCCCCTCAGGAGCTGAGAATGCATTGGGCTGTGCCGTGTATGGCATCGTACTGCAGCCAGATGCTACGTCTTTACAGCAGCAGACCCAGCATGGACAGCACAGCCAACATGGCCCGCAACATGGCGGgagtcagcagcacagagctgggCAGCACAGTCAGCAACAGCACCCCACCCAGGCCCAGCAAACATCCCTGCAGGTAGGGGCAGAGGGAGGACACAAATGTGGGGCATGTGGACATGATATCTCCCACCTGGCCAACCCACATGAGCACCAGTGTATGGTTAGTCAAGACAGGTCATTTCAGTGCACGCAGTGCATGAAGATTTTTCACCAGGCGACAGACTTGCTAGAACATCAGTGCGTTCAGGTGGAGCAGAAACCGTTTGTGTGTGGGGTGTGTAAGATGGGTTTCTCCTTACTTACCTCTTTAGCCCAGCACCACACTTCCCATAACAGCAACAACCCAATGAAGTGTTCAATATGTGAGAAGACCTATCGCCCTGGATCTTCTGGCAACAACACACCCAACTCAAATAATCCCCAGCAGCCCAGCAGTGACGGGGcgtcagccagcagcagctcatccaTTCTCCCCTTTCCCTCGGCCCGAGACCGGCCCTACAAATGCTCTGTCTGCCAGAAAGGCTTCAAACACCTGTCAGAACTCACACGGCATGAAAGGGTGCACACGGGAGAGAAACCCTTCAAATGTGACACCTGTGACAAGGCCTTCAGCCAGTCGTCACACCTACAGCACCACCAACGAACACACAGCAGTGAACGCCCGTTCAAGTGTGCCGTTTGTGAAAAGAGTTTCAAGCACCGCTCCCACCTCGTGCGCCACATGTACGTGCACTCTGGTGAGCACTTGTTCAAATGCAACTTATGTGAGCTGCACTTCAAAGAGTCATCAGAGCTCCTTCACCACCCTTGCCACCCGCAGGGTTCCCGCCCGTTCCGCTGCGCCACATGCGGTAAGGGTTTCAAGCGGCCGTCTGACCTACGCCAACATGAGCGCACGCACTCAGAAGAGCGTCCCTTCCACTGTGACGAGTGTCAGATGAGTTTCAAGCAGCAATATGCACTGGTGCGACatagacgcacacacaaagacccAACTGACCGGCCGTTCAAATGCAATCTGTGCGACAAGGGCTTCATGCAGCCCTCTCACCTCCTCTACCACCAGCACGTCCACGGCATGGACAACCTGTTCAAGTGCGCCTCATGCCAGAAGGAGTTCAGCCAGTCAGGAGAGCTGCTCAGACACAAGTGCGGCGAGACATCCAACACCTCGCCCGACAAGCCGTACAAGTGTGACGTTTGTGGCAAGGGTTACAAGAAGAGCTCCACATTACAGCGCCATCAAAACTCTCACTGCCAAGAGAAGCCCCTCAAATGCTCGCTCTGCGACCGGCGCTTCCTGTCCTCTTCAGAATTTGTCCAGCACCGCTGCGACCCGTCGCGAGAAAAGCCGCTGAAGTGCCCTGACTGTGAGAAACGTTTTAAATACTCGTCAGACCTGAACCGACACCGGCGTGTACACACGGGGGAGAAACCGTACGAATGTGGCCACTGCAACAAGGGCTTCAAACAGCGCGAGCACCTGACCAAACACCAGAGCACGCACTCTAGAGAGGGCCAGTTCAAGTGTGTTTGGTGCGGCGAGCGGTTCAGTGACTTGGGCTCTTTGCAGGATCATACAGTGCAGCACACAGCTGATGGAGGGGGTTACCCTGTGCCCCAGTGCTTATAA
- the usb1 gene encoding U6 snRNA phosphodiesterase isoform X1 — protein MLVGYSSSSEEESEAATAQNTSCSRQFREEDDGEGDYPARKKAKTEEQVPKTSRLPLPGCLLAMFPEDADPQAEDSTLHGGRLRTFKHERGNWATYVYLPYHPEEEFRDLLEELLSVAKAHGVTLSAQEEFHLSLSQTVVLRHHWIQPFTQSLQAGLVHCKRFVCSAGRLRVYCNAERTRTFVGMEACTGHAHLLNLVQAVDRTMTEFRLATFYKDPSFHVSLAWCVGDMTEQMEECMKKLQSVVDEHEDGPFQLRLDCAELRCRTGNKMFRFPLEQ, from the exons ATGTTGGtgggctacagcagcagctcggAGGAGGAAAGTGAAGCGGCGACTGCTCAAAATACAAGCTGCTCTCGACAGTTCcgagaggaagatgatggtgagGGTGACTACCCAGCGAGGAAGAAAGCCAAAACTGAGGAACAGGTTCCTAAAACGAG CAGGTTACCACTTCCTGGTTGCCTTTTGGCCATGTTTCCAGAGGATGCGGACCCTCAGGCTGAAGACAGCACACTTCATGGCGGACGCCTCCGTACCTTCAAACACGAGAGAGGCAACTGGGCCACCTATGTTTACTTGCCAT ACCACCCTGAGGAGGAGTTCAGGGACCTGTTGGAGGAGCTGCTCTCAGTAGCAAAGGCCCACGGTGTGACTTTGAGCGCGCAGGAGGAGTTCCACCTCAGCTTGTCTCAGACAGTGGTGCTGAGGCACCACTGGATCCAGCCCTTCACACAGAGCCTCCAAGCAGGCCTGGTGCACTGCAAGAG GTTTGTGTGCTCAGCGGGGAGACTGAGGGTCTACTGTAACGCTGAGAGAACAAG GACGTTTGTGGGGATGGAAGCGTGTACTGGGCATGCTCACTTGTTGAACCTGGTCCAGGCAGTAGACAGAACAATGACAGAGTTTCGCCTAGCCACTTTTTACAAg GATCCATCTTTCCACGTGAGTTTGGCCTGGTGTGTTGGAGACATGACGGAACAGATGGAGGAGTGCATGAAGAAGCTACAG AGTGTGGTTGATGAACATGAAGACGGGCCATTCCAGCTCCGGTTGGACTGTGCGGAGCTGCGCTGCAGGACGGGAAACAAGATGTTCCGCTTTCCTCTCGAGCAGTAA
- the usb1 gene encoding U6 snRNA phosphodiesterase isoform X2, whose translation MLVGYSSSSEEESEAATAQNTSCSRQFREEDDGEGDYPARKKAKTEEQVPKTRLPLPGCLLAMFPEDADPQAEDSTLHGGRLRTFKHERGNWATYVYLPYHPEEEFRDLLEELLSVAKAHGVTLSAQEEFHLSLSQTVVLRHHWIQPFTQSLQAGLVHCKRFVCSAGRLRVYCNAERTRTFVGMEACTGHAHLLNLVQAVDRTMTEFRLATFYKDPSFHVSLAWCVGDMTEQMEECMKKLQSVVDEHEDGPFQLRLDCAELRCRTGNKMFRFPLEQ comes from the exons ATGTTGGtgggctacagcagcagctcggAGGAGGAAAGTGAAGCGGCGACTGCTCAAAATACAAGCTGCTCTCGACAGTTCcgagaggaagatgatggtgagGGTGACTACCCAGCGAGGAAGAAAGCCAAAACTGAGGAACAGGTTCCTAAAACGAG GTTACCACTTCCTGGTTGCCTTTTGGCCATGTTTCCAGAGGATGCGGACCCTCAGGCTGAAGACAGCACACTTCATGGCGGACGCCTCCGTACCTTCAAACACGAGAGAGGCAACTGGGCCACCTATGTTTACTTGCCAT ACCACCCTGAGGAGGAGTTCAGGGACCTGTTGGAGGAGCTGCTCTCAGTAGCAAAGGCCCACGGTGTGACTTTGAGCGCGCAGGAGGAGTTCCACCTCAGCTTGTCTCAGACAGTGGTGCTGAGGCACCACTGGATCCAGCCCTTCACACAGAGCCTCCAAGCAGGCCTGGTGCACTGCAAGAG GTTTGTGTGCTCAGCGGGGAGACTGAGGGTCTACTGTAACGCTGAGAGAACAAG GACGTTTGTGGGGATGGAAGCGTGTACTGGGCATGCTCACTTGTTGAACCTGGTCCAGGCAGTAGACAGAACAATGACAGAGTTTCGCCTAGCCACTTTTTACAAg GATCCATCTTTCCACGTGAGTTTGGCCTGGTGTGTTGGAGACATGACGGAACAGATGGAGGAGTGCATGAAGAAGCTACAG AGTGTGGTTGATGAACATGAAGACGGGCCATTCCAGCTCCGGTTGGACTGTGCGGAGCTGCGCTGCAGGACGGGAAACAAGATGTTCCGCTTTCCTCTCGAGCAGTAA